A part of Haliotis asinina isolate JCU_RB_2024 chromosome 10, JCU_Hal_asi_v2, whole genome shotgun sequence genomic DNA contains:
- the LOC137298884 gene encoding CD63 antigen-like, translating into MEGGMKVVKILLMVFNIIFVIVGCALIGAGAYVQTQLHDVASIFGSQYNGPGILLIFVGVIIFLIAAFGCLGAWRENHCCIMTFAGMLVVIFILEIGGGIAGFVLRDQIESTAVQKMEEAQHKYLNSSDVKEGWNFIQRTFDCCGADNYTSWEGILPRPPESCCKSIGSTDCDARSFNNTEGIYTKSCKEGIIDWLKKNVILLGGIGLGLAFIQIFGICLACCLGKAIKKEYEVV; encoded by the exons ATGGAGGGTGGAATGAAAGTTGTGAAAATTCTTCTTATGGTGTTCAACATCATTTTTGTG ATTGTTGGTTGTGCACTGATTGGTGCTGGTGCCTATGTCCAGACACAGCTACATGATGTAGCCTCCATTTTCGGCAGTCAATACAATGGACCTGGTATCCTTCTCATATTTGTTGGCGTGATTATCTTCCTCATTGCTGCCTTTGGATGTCTGGGAGCATGGAGGGAGAACCACTGTTGTATTATGACA TTTGCTGGTATGTTAGTCGTTATTTTCATCCTTGAGATTGGTGGAGGAATTGCTGGATTCGTTCTCAGAGACCAG ATTGAAAGCACAGCAGTACAAAAAATGGAAGAGGCTCAACACAAATACCTTAATTCATCGGACGTAAAGGAGGGATGGAATTTCATCCAGCGGACG TTTGACTGCTGTGGAGCTGACAACTACACCAGCTGGGAGGGAATCCTGCCCCGGCCACCAGAGTCATGTTGCAAGAGCATTGGTTCCACAGACTGTGACGCTCGGTCATTCAACAACACAGAAGGGATTTACACTAAA TCATGCAAGGAGGGCATTATTGACTGGCTGAAAAAGAATGTCATCTTGCTTGGTGGAATCGGACTTGGCCTCGCCTTCATTCAG ATTTTCGGAATCTGTTTGGCATGCTGTCTAGGAAAGGCTATCAAGaaggagtatgaggtcgtgtaA